One genomic region from Haloarcula taiwanensis encodes:
- a CDS encoding tRNA (pseudouridine(54)-N(1))-methyltransferase TrmY, with protein sequence MRQFVIIGHDAPTTPEFSLDDLAGAAGRLDVLCRCVTSAFFLSHAIREDVRVHLILADEYTVTFDGSDLRRLNPDERSTAALMRKALEERAEAIGHIPVETSPGVSLTRRGFEGTLDDVARRGTVVQLHEDGDPVVDVAPPSNPVFVLSDHHDFRDEEAALLADRADERVSLGPQALHADHSITVAHNYLDTAGFEQY encoded by the coding sequence ATGCGCCAGTTCGTCATCATCGGCCACGACGCCCCGACGACGCCGGAGTTCTCGCTCGACGACTTGGCCGGCGCTGCCGGCCGGCTCGACGTGCTCTGTCGGTGTGTCACCAGCGCGTTCTTCCTGAGCCACGCCATCCGCGAAGACGTTCGAGTTCACCTGATCCTGGCAGATGAGTACACTGTCACGTTCGACGGGAGCGACCTCCGCCGGCTGAACCCCGACGAACGGTCCACGGCAGCGCTGATGCGCAAGGCCCTCGAAGAGCGCGCGGAAGCAATCGGTCACATCCCGGTCGAAACCTCGCCCGGCGTGTCGCTCACACGCCGGGGGTTCGAGGGGACACTCGACGACGTGGCACGCCGCGGAACCGTCGTCCAGCTGCACGAAGACGGCGACCCGGTCGTCGACGTTGCACCGCCGTCGAACCCGGTGTTCGTCCTCTCGGACCACCACGACTTCCGGGATGAGGAAGCGGCGCTGTTGGCCGACCGGGCCGACGAGCGCGTCTCACTCGGGCCACAGGCCCTCCATGCCGACCACTCGATTACGGTCGCGCACAACTACTTGGACACGGCGGGGTTTGAGCAGTACTGA
- a CDS encoding ADP-ribose pyrophosphatase has translation MDRHDERIPTETFATCLDNMPQPCVDLVVEYEEGILLTRRQNEPAKGEWFWPGSRLYKGERLDDAAVRIAEEELGLTSVATERLGVSEHFWDASSVDGVASRHTIPVVYRVVPEDGAEIALDDQHDAYRVVTEPPADANQYVTEYFERFDVGQ, from the coding sequence ATGGACCGGCACGACGAACGCATTCCGACGGAGACGTTCGCCACCTGTCTCGACAACATGCCCCAGCCCTGTGTCGACCTCGTCGTTGAGTACGAGGAGGGTATCTTACTCACACGGCGACAGAACGAACCAGCCAAAGGCGAGTGGTTCTGGCCGGGGAGTCGCCTCTACAAAGGAGAGCGACTGGACGACGCGGCGGTGCGCATCGCCGAAGAGGAACTCGGTCTCACATCGGTTGCGACGGAACGGCTCGGCGTCAGCGAACACTTCTGGGACGCGTCGTCCGTCGATGGCGTCGCCTCCCGGCACACGATACCGGTTGTGTATCGAGTCGTACCCGAGGACGGAGCAGAGATAGCACTCGACGACCAGCATGACGCCTATCGCGTCGTCACGGAACCACCGGCGGACGCGAACCAGTACGTCACAGAGTACTTCGAACGGTTCGACGTCGGCCAGTAG
- a CDS encoding NUDIX hydrolase translates to MDDELTWETLDAETAYACPGFDVIREDVRLPDGTEGEFDYVQHGESVIVLPFTADGDVVVIEEWRQPVHRVNRGLPAGTMEDGDDDPSVAAARELREETGYEAASLDHLYTGEPANGNTDYVFHYYVARGCESTADQDLDHNESIRVDTADFDSLVQSVRDGTLRDSRSAVGIMYYALFER, encoded by the coding sequence ATGGACGACGAACTCACCTGGGAGACGCTCGATGCCGAAACCGCCTACGCCTGTCCGGGGTTCGATGTCATCCGTGAGGACGTGCGCCTGCCCGACGGCACGGAGGGAGAGTTCGATTACGTACAGCACGGCGAGAGCGTCATCGTGCTTCCGTTCACCGCCGACGGTGACGTGGTCGTTATCGAGGAGTGGCGACAGCCGGTCCACCGGGTCAATCGCGGCCTGCCGGCCGGGACGATGGAAGACGGAGATGACGACCCGAGCGTCGCCGCTGCCCGCGAACTCCGCGAGGAAACCGGCTACGAAGCGGCGTCGCTCGACCACCTTTACACAGGCGAACCGGCCAACGGAAACACCGACTACGTGTTCCACTACTACGTCGCACGCGGCTGTGAGTCCACGGCCGATCAAGACCTCGACCACAACGAATCGATTCGGGTCGACACTGCCGACTTCGACTCGCTGGTCCAGTCAGTGCGAGACGGTACGCTCCGTGACAGTCGGTCCGCCGTCGGTATCATGTACTATGCCCTGTTCGAGCGCTGA
- a CDS encoding integrase, translating to MTRSGRRRGDPTELSPREACQRYLRRRRSDSTEKSVHGWEYRLKLFVEWCDSVGIETVGELRGYDLDEYYEMRSAEIAPATLEGEMWTLKMLFEFLEDLEAVDQGLSEKIRIPDLDPEDRSNDTKLAADKAAALLSYYRESDRDYGTRQHAFLELAWNTGARQGGLRALDLRDTELGSSPYVEFRHRPETDTPLKNKRRGERPVALPRETADTLEAYINGRRYDVRDEHGRQPLLASASGRPTTNTIRVWSYLATLPCSYGMCPHEKDIEKCDWNEYAHASKCPSSRSPHQIRTGSITWHLNRGWPPEDVAERVNSSVSTIEDHYDKADPEQRRRRLRNRMEDRRRPLINELEFTQ from the coding sequence ATGACTCGCAGCGGTAGACGGCGGGGCGACCCTACAGAGCTATCTCCCCGCGAGGCTTGCCAGCGCTACCTCCGACGCCGTCGGTCGGATTCTACGGAGAAGAGCGTTCACGGCTGGGAGTACCGGCTGAAGCTCTTCGTCGAGTGGTGCGACTCCGTCGGCATAGAGACGGTCGGGGAACTGCGTGGCTACGATCTCGACGAATACTATGAAATGCGGAGCGCGGAGATCGCGCCGGCCACGCTCGAAGGCGAGATGTGGACGCTGAAGATGCTCTTCGAGTTCCTCGAAGACCTCGAAGCAGTCGACCAAGGTCTATCAGAGAAAATCCGCATCCCTGACCTTGACCCAGAGGACCGGTCAAACGATACGAAACTTGCTGCCGACAAAGCAGCCGCACTGCTGTCCTATTACCGTGAGAGCGACAGAGACTACGGAACTCGGCAACACGCGTTTCTTGAACTCGCGTGGAACACTGGCGCTCGACAGGGCGGCCTGCGGGCCCTGGACCTGCGGGACACGGAGCTGGGAAGTAGCCCCTACGTCGAGTTCCGCCACCGACCGGAAACGGACACCCCGCTGAAGAACAAGCGCCGCGGTGAGCGCCCGGTGGCGCTTCCAAGAGAGACGGCCGACACGCTGGAGGCGTACATCAACGGCCGTCGGTACGATGTGCGGGACGAACATGGCCGTCAGCCGCTGCTGGCGAGCGCGAGTGGACGGCCGACGACCAACACCATTCGAGTGTGGAGCTACCTCGCCACGCTCCCGTGCAGCTACGGGATGTGCCCTCACGAGAAGGACATCGAGAAATGCGACTGGAACGAGTACGCCCACGCCAGCAAGTGCCCGTCAAGCCGGTCTCCGCATCAGATTCGGACGGGTTCGATTACGTGGCACCTGAACCGAGGATGGCCGCCGGAGGACGTAGCTGAGCGCGTCAATTCTTCGGTGAGTACCATCGAGGACCACTACGACAAGGCAGACCCCGAACAGCGGCGGCGACGGCTTCGCAACCGGATGGAGGACCGCCGCCGACCACTCATCAACGAACTGGAGTTCACCCAATGA
- a CDS encoding UDP-sulfoquinovose synthase has product MTILITGGDGYVGWPAALRIADRTDDRVLLVDNFARREWVEDVGATSATPVASIDERLDAAREVHGLTNLSFVEGDLAEKSFVDELLAVHEPEVVVHTAAQPSAPYSQINGERANYTQHNNLQATRNLLWGLDEHDLTDTHFVETTTTGVYGAPEFPIPEGGATMENQDERDDVPFPNMGGSWYHATKGFDAQNMRLAHTQFDIPISDVRTAIVYGTETEETRADDRLKTRFDFDYYFGTVTHRFCAQAVAGYPVTVYGKGEQRKPFISLEDAVEGLAEVALADPDDRPDGLTVYNQVTRAISIVEIAETIADVGSEFDLDVAVEHFENPRDEDETHKMEIENDRYADLIGGQSQSFEDGVADIFETLTRYADTIEAHEDRFLPGVLSED; this is encoded by the coding sequence ATGACCATCCTCATCACTGGCGGCGACGGCTACGTCGGGTGGCCGGCCGCGCTGCGAATCGCAGACCGGACGGACGACAGAGTGCTGCTTGTCGACAACTTCGCCCGAAGAGAGTGGGTCGAAGACGTGGGCGCGACGAGCGCGACACCGGTGGCCAGCATCGATGAGCGCCTCGACGCGGCCCGCGAGGTCCACGGCCTGACGAACCTCTCCTTCGTCGAGGGCGACCTCGCCGAGAAGTCCTTTGTCGACGAACTCTTGGCGGTCCACGAACCCGAGGTCGTCGTCCACACCGCCGCCCAGCCCTCCGCGCCGTACTCCCAGATCAACGGCGAACGGGCGAACTACACCCAGCACAACAACCTTCAGGCGACGCGGAACCTCCTGTGGGGCCTCGACGAGCACGACCTCACGGACACCCACTTCGTCGAGACGACGACGACCGGCGTCTACGGCGCGCCGGAGTTCCCCATCCCCGAGGGCGGCGCGACGATGGAGAACCAGGACGAGCGCGACGACGTGCCCTTCCCCAACATGGGCGGGAGCTGGTACCACGCGACGAAGGGCTTCGACGCACAGAACATGCGGCTTGCCCACACGCAGTTCGACATCCCGATCTCGGACGTGCGCACGGCCATCGTCTACGGGACTGAGACCGAGGAGACCCGCGCGGACGACCGGCTCAAGACCCGCTTCGACTTCGATTACTACTTCGGGACCGTCACGCACCGCTTCTGTGCGCAGGCGGTTGCGGGCTACCCGGTCACCGTCTACGGCAAGGGCGAGCAGCGCAAGCCGTTCATCTCGCTGGAGGACGCCGTCGAGGGGCTGGCGGAAGTCGCGCTGGCCGACCCCGACGACCGACCGGACGGGCTGACCGTCTATAATCAGGTCACGCGCGCGATTAGTATCGTCGAAATCGCCGAGACCATCGCGGACGTGGGCAGCGAGTTCGACCTCGACGTCGCCGTCGAGCACTTCGAGAACCCCCGCGACGAGGACGAGACCCACAAGATGGAAATCGAGAACGACCGCTATGCCGACCTCATCGGCGGCCAGTCACAGTCCTTCGAGGACGGCGTCGCCGACATCTTCGAGACGCTGACCCGCTACGCCGACACCATCGAGGCCCACGAGGACCGGTTCCTGCCGGGCGTTCTCAGCGAGGACTGA
- a CDS encoding resolvase — protein sequence MGDIGCYCRVSTQDQSLDRQLESTQEYAKSEFDADLGRLRFYRDKSTGTNTDRSDYQQMMNDAESREIDAVVVHSISRICRSISDLERTASRLEEAGVELHIISEGLTLRPDESDPYQTALFQLLGVFAELEANMAKQRTKEGIAARQQNDEYHHGPAPLGFEKDDGLLIEGEDYHKVVSVLDLVQKDELSKRKAAKRLGTSRATINRALERDTLYGL from the coding sequence ATGGGTGATATTGGATGCTACTGCCGAGTGAGTACGCAGGACCAGAGCCTTGACCGACAACTTGAGTCGACACAGGAGTACGCCAAGAGCGAGTTCGATGCAGATTTGGGGAGGCTCCGGTTCTATCGAGACAAGTCTACAGGGACCAACACAGACCGCTCGGACTACCAGCAGATGATGAATGACGCCGAGAGTAGGGAGATCGACGCTGTGGTGGTTCATAGTATCTCACGCATTTGCCGGTCTATCTCTGACTTAGAGCGGACGGCGTCGCGTCTTGAAGAGGCAGGCGTCGAGCTCCACATCATCAGCGAAGGGTTAACTCTCCGGCCTGACGAGAGTGACCCGTACCAGACGGCGCTATTCCAACTTCTCGGCGTGTTCGCGGAACTGGAAGCGAACATGGCCAAGCAGCGGACGAAGGAGGGAATCGCTGCGCGGCAGCAGAACGATGAGTATCACCATGGGCCCGCTCCACTCGGCTTTGAGAAGGATGATGGGCTACTTATTGAGGGCGAGGACTATCATAAAGTAGTAAGCGTTCTGGATCTGGTACAAAAGGACGAATTGTCAAAACGAAAAGCCGCGAAGCGACTGGGTACCTCGCGAGCGACAATTAACCGAGCTCTAGAAAGAGATACGTTATATGGGCTCTAA
- a CDS encoding oxidoreductase gives MDVLVTGACGYIGSALLPLLRDDDRVDSVVVFDDLSSGSPRALLGTLGDGLEFRRGDVREYGDVESVMRGVDRVIHLAAITGASSTHERRDETFAINYDGTENVLTAAGKLGVDHVVFASSCNVYGRATSTDIDETVDPDPINPYAETKLESETLLREYCEEFDMTGTALRMATNFGHSPGIRFNLVVNYFVFRALTGRPLTVYGDGSNWRPFIHVRDAARAYAAAACEPESWDKPVYNVGSAAGNYRIAEIADIVADEVAPVDVTYLEDEHPGPSYHVNFDRLGRTGFEPSWTLREGVRDLAEKFTTNV, from the coding sequence ATGGACGTGCTGGTCACCGGAGCCTGTGGCTACATCGGTAGCGCGCTGCTCCCGCTGTTGCGCGACGACGACCGTGTCGACAGCGTCGTGGTCTTCGACGACCTTTCCTCAGGGTCGCCGCGCGCGTTGCTGGGGACGCTCGGGGACGGCCTCGAATTTCGGCGGGGCGACGTCCGCGAGTACGGCGACGTGGAGAGCGTCATGCGCGGCGTGGACCGCGTCATCCACCTCGCGGCCATCACCGGCGCGTCGAGCACCCACGAACGCCGTGATGAGACGTTCGCCATCAACTACGACGGCACCGAGAACGTCCTGACCGCGGCGGGCAAGCTCGGCGTTGATCACGTCGTCTTCGCCTCCTCGTGTAACGTCTACGGCCGCGCGACCAGCACCGACATCGACGAGACGGTTGACCCTGACCCCATCAACCCATACGCGGAGACGAAACTGGAGTCCGAGACGCTGCTCCGGGAGTACTGCGAGGAGTTCGACATGACCGGCACCGCCCTGCGGATGGCCACGAACTTCGGCCACTCGCCGGGCATCCGGTTCAACCTCGTCGTGAACTACTTCGTGTTCCGCGCGCTCACCGGTCGCCCGCTCACCGTCTACGGCGACGGCTCGAACTGGCGGCCGTTCATCCACGTCCGGGACGCCGCCCGCGCCTACGCGGCGGCCGCATGCGAGCCCGAGTCCTGGGATAAACCCGTCTACAACGTCGGCTCGGCGGCCGGGAACTACCGGATAGCCGAAATCGCCGATATCGTCGCCGACGAGGTCGCGCCGGTCGACGTCACATATCTCGAAGACGAGCACCCCGGGCCGTCCTATCACGTCAACTTCGACCGACTGGGTCGGACGGGCTTCGAACCATCGTGGACGCTCCGCGAGGGCGTCCGCGACCTCGCGGAGAAATTCACCACCAATGTCTGA
- a CDS encoding winged helix-turn-helix domain-containing protein, with amino-acid sequence MRYSGDWMVLADDRILEYIRSNESGRPKAMKDSGYVRYTRSYISQRCKKLVEHGLLRDLGNGVYTITERGERYLDGEIDTSEDRPDEIESHGNSGPSADENHEQV; translated from the coding sequence ATGCGATACTCCGGCGACTGGATGGTACTCGCTGATGACCGGATTCTCGAATACATCCGCAGCAATGAATCTGGTCGTCCAAAAGCAATGAAGGACAGTGGATATGTCCGATACACTCGCTCGTATATATCACAGCGATGTAAGAAGCTCGTAGAACACGGTTTACTCCGTGATTTGGGGAATGGTGTCTATACCATCACCGAGCGTGGTGAGCGGTATTTAGACGGCGAGATAGACACGTCTGAAGATAGGCCAGATGAAATCGAGTCGCACGGGAACAGCGGCCCCTCCGCTGATGAGAACCACGAGCAGGTGTAA
- a CDS encoding inosine-5-monophosphate dehydrogenase, translated as MNSLDTPVEQVMTKPVKTVDRELSVRDVSKLLASEAVGSVVVETEYGQGILTKTDIITGLRDGIDPDTTPVGDLMTTPVKTIEAGAPLEEAIDTMVEHSIKRLVIDGQTDGVGILTTTDVMQELSPDLDRVVEMFAEG; from the coding sequence ATGAATTCACTTGACACACCGGTCGAGCAGGTGATGACAAAGCCAGTAAAAACCGTCGACCGCGAGCTTTCCGTCCGAGACGTTTCGAAACTCCTTGCGTCGGAGGCGGTCGGTTCTGTCGTCGTTGAAACCGAATACGGGCAGGGCATACTCACGAAAACGGACATCATTACCGGCCTCCGCGATGGCATCGACCCGGATACGACGCCGGTCGGTGACTTGATGACAACGCCCGTGAAAACCATCGAAGCCGGTGCCCCGCTAGAGGAGGCAATCGATACGATGGTCGAGCATAGCATCAAGCGCCTCGTGATCGACGGACAGACTGACGGCGTCGGTATCCTCACGACCACAGACGTGATGCAGGAGCTGTCGCCCGACCTGGACCGCGTCGTCGAGATGTTCGCCGAAGGGTGA
- a CDS encoding tRNA-guanine(15) transglycosylase (replaces guanine with 7-cyano-7-deazaguanine at position 15 in the dihydrouridine loop of archaeal tRNAs) codes for MTNFEVRQYDAAGRLGELTVPRAGVTVETPTILPVVNPHVQTVEPATLASEFGAEILITNSYILHGSDDLREPVLEQGLHGLLGFDGAIMTDSGSFQLAEYGDIDVTTEEILEFQHEIGSDIGTPVDIPTPPDVDRKQATEELKTTQERLEHAATVDTGEMLVSAPVQGATYPDLRERAAADAVSTGLDVFPLGAVVPLMNEYRYADLADVVAACKRGLGEVGPVHLFGAGHPMMFAMAAALGCDLFDSAAYALYARDDRYLTVQGTELLDELSHFPCHCPVCTDHTPAELDAMDADGREELLARHNLHVTYGEIRTVKQAIRSGNLMELVDSRARGHPAMLDGYRALLDHAEQLERTDPVSKDAFFYTSNESARRPEVRRHQDRLERLPVEGDEVLLTEGSSSAQYDESWGILPPFGPYPRELADTYPLTAEVPDRTDRAAYEAAADGVRWLVDLHPDVSFTLVHDDWPATALDRVPDRVRLRDLHARD; via the coding sequence ATGACGAATTTCGAGGTCCGCCAGTACGACGCAGCGGGCCGGCTGGGCGAGCTAACGGTGCCACGGGCCGGCGTCACCGTCGAGACGCCGACTATCCTGCCGGTGGTCAACCCCCACGTCCAGACGGTCGAACCGGCGACGCTGGCGTCGGAGTTCGGGGCGGAGATACTCATCACGAACAGTTACATCCTGCATGGCTCTGACGACCTCCGCGAGCCGGTGCTGGAGCAGGGCTTGCACGGTCTGCTCGGGTTTGATGGGGCAATTATGACCGACTCGGGCTCCTTCCAGCTTGCCGAGTACGGCGACATCGACGTGACCACCGAGGAGATTCTGGAGTTCCAGCACGAGATCGGCTCGGACATCGGGACGCCGGTAGATATCCCGACGCCGCCCGATGTGGACCGCAAGCAGGCGACTGAGGAACTCAAAACGACACAGGAACGGCTCGAACACGCTGCCACCGTTGACACCGGCGAGATGCTCGTCAGCGCGCCAGTCCAGGGGGCGACCTACCCGGACCTGCGAGAGCGGGCCGCAGCGGACGCTGTCTCAACGGGACTTGACGTGTTCCCGCTGGGAGCCGTCGTCCCGCTGATGAACGAGTACCGCTACGCCGACCTCGCCGATGTCGTCGCGGCCTGCAAGCGCGGGCTAGGGGAGGTCGGCCCGGTCCACCTGTTTGGCGCGGGCCACCCGATGATGTTTGCGATGGCAGCGGCGCTGGGCTGTGACCTGTTCGATTCGGCGGCGTACGCGCTGTACGCCCGCGACGACCGGTATCTCACGGTGCAGGGAACGGAACTGCTTGACGAACTGAGTCACTTCCCGTGTCACTGCCCGGTCTGTACCGACCACACGCCGGCTGAACTCGACGCGATGGACGCCGACGGGCGCGAGGAACTGCTCGCCCGGCACAACCTGCATGTCACCTACGGCGAAATCCGGACGGTCAAGCAGGCGATTCGCTCGGGCAACCTCATGGAACTGGTCGACAGTCGCGCCCGCGGCCATCCGGCGATGCTCGACGGCTACCGCGCGCTGCTCGACCACGCCGAGCAACTCGAACGCACCGATCCGGTCTCGAAGGACGCGTTCTTCTACACCTCGAATGAAAGCGCTCGCCGGCCCGAGGTCCGACGCCATCAGGACCGACTGGAGCGCCTCCCGGTCGAGGGCGACGAGGTCCTGCTGACCGAAGGAAGCTCCAGTGCACAGTACGACGAGAGCTGGGGCATCCTGCCGCCGTTCGGCCCGTATCCCCGCGAACTCGCGGACACGTATCCCCTGACCGCGGAGGTCCCGGACCGGACCGACCGGGCGGCCTACGAGGCCGCGGCGGACGGTGTTCGGTGGCTGGTCGACCTCCACCCCGACGTGTCCTTCACGCTGGTCCACGACGACTGGCCGGCGACGGCGCTCGACCGCGTGCCCGACCGCGTCCGCTTGCGGGACCTGCACGCCCGCGACTGA
- a CDS encoding tRNA-specific adenosine deaminase, whose protein sequence is MPVSAFDEFDHEAHMQRAFERARAAVDRSDRPFGSVLVRDDEIVMEASNRVRTESDVRRHPELQLAHRAMRECDSDEPAEIVLYTSTEPCPMCAGGLRYAGLGKVVYSVSSEEMNRFSGHEVSVRSGQILSGVTEVVGPICQ, encoded by the coding sequence ATGCCCGTTTCAGCGTTCGACGAGTTCGACCACGAAGCGCATATGCAACGCGCGTTCGAGCGGGCTCGGGCCGCTGTCGACCGCAGCGACCGGCCGTTCGGGTCTGTGCTCGTTCGTGACGACGAGATCGTCATGGAGGCGTCGAACCGCGTCCGCACTGAATCGGATGTGCGACGCCATCCGGAACTCCAACTGGCGCACCGAGCAATGCGCGAGTGTGACTCAGACGAGCCCGCGGAGATAGTGCTGTACACGAGCACCGAGCCGTGCCCGATGTGCGCCGGCGGACTCCGGTACGCCGGCCTCGGCAAAGTCGTGTACAGCGTCAGCAGTGAGGAGATGAACCGTTTCAGCGGCCACGAGGTGTCGGTTCGCTCTGGGCAAATTCTTTCGGGCGTCACCGAGGTCGTGGGGCCAATATGTCAATAG
- a CDS encoding DUF4868 domain-containing protein, protein MVSDDEAKSLLREAHNFVNGDPDDRIQEFFVARVDEKEVEEGDGTITQETELDVGEIPFHAHIITELLSMYIEELYKEVASVVKKEEKPISTYEVGNIEKTPSPLQYMPVDDLPDYNIFKPFTNKDGFSETDFQSFESPDFQALRVRDGLNQNTFVAFRKFTRRQIVGSSWKVKLLLRENEYDQFNDNLYALPESFDAFVFNGTMFVKNQGAFEDIFKYFVEYRQKANEVFDALDDGEITIHNLGEFESAVNGDRSALRKMVEVERRGLYQELERDQVQTVIDEFDLDVDVATVDDEWGLIMPSKGDKKDLISLLNDDHLYSQITENRYQARGKIPR, encoded by the coding sequence ATGGTTTCTGACGACGAAGCGAAATCTCTCCTCCGGGAGGCACATAATTTCGTAAATGGGGACCCAGATGACCGCATTCAAGAATTCTTTGTCGCGAGAGTTGATGAAAAAGAGGTAGAGGAAGGGGATGGTACCATAACCCAAGAAACAGAATTAGACGTCGGTGAGATTCCGTTTCATGCACATATCATCACTGAGTTGCTCTCAATGTATATTGAGGAGTTGTACAAAGAAGTAGCTTCAGTAGTAAAAAAAGAGGAAAAGCCAATATCGACGTACGAGGTAGGGAATATAGAGAAAACCCCTTCTCCCCTTCAGTATATGCCCGTCGATGACCTTCCTGATTACAATATCTTCAAGCCGTTTACCAACAAAGACGGATTTAGTGAAACCGACTTCCAATCGTTTGAGTCTCCCGATTTTCAAGCTCTCAGGGTTCGTGACGGACTAAATCAAAACACCTTCGTAGCGTTTCGGAAATTTACCAGACGGCAGATTGTTGGTAGCTCTTGGAAGGTCAAACTATTGCTGCGGGAAAATGAGTACGACCAGTTTAACGACAACCTGTATGCACTTCCTGAAAGCTTTGATGCCTTTGTTTTCAATGGCACAATGTTCGTGAAAAATCAAGGAGCTTTTGAAGATATATTCAAGTACTTCGTTGAATACCGACAGAAGGCCAATGAAGTATTTGACGCACTGGATGACGGAGAAATTACTATCCATAATTTGGGTGAGTTTGAAAGCGCCGTGAACGGAGATCGCAGTGCTCTACGAAAGATGGTTGAAGTGGAGCGACGTGGCCTGTATCAGGAATTAGAAAGAGATCAAGTACAGACTGTGATTGATGAATTCGATCTGGATGTTGATGTCGCAACTGTTGATGATGAGTGGGGATTAATAATGCCTTCAAAAGGTGATAAGAAAGATCTGATCAGCCTGCTTAATGATGATCACCTATATTCCCAGATTACTGAAAATCGGTATCAGGCACGCGGAAAGATCCCGCGGTAG
- a CDS encoding oxidoreductase, which produces MSETEPTSETPNIAVTGGAGYIGSRVIHELQQAHPDWKITAIDNFYLGTVQTVGGVDIEHVDIRNRDRLEAALDGADVVMHLAAISGVDDCEAKQDLAYEVNVQGTDNVAWFCRKTGAALIFPFSMAVIGDPQEFPITVDHPRDPLNWYGQTKLLNERAIETYAAGAFPAHQFMISNLYGSHEIDGQTVSKGTVINFFVNRALAGETLTVYEPGTQSRNFVHVKDVARAYVDSCERLLEQLDRDETGVEKYEIASDEDPGVRAVAELVSDIAASVADIDTDVELVENPRGDDETLVDSFPVDTDRTADVLGWTPEHDVESAIRAALESATT; this is translated from the coding sequence ATGTCTGAAACAGAACCTACCAGCGAGACGCCCAACATCGCCGTCACCGGCGGAGCGGGCTACATCGGCAGCCGCGTCATCCACGAACTACAGCAGGCCCACCCCGACTGGAAAATCACCGCTATCGACAACTTCTACCTCGGGACCGTGCAAACCGTCGGCGGTGTCGATATCGAACACGTCGACATCCGGAACCGGGACCGTCTGGAGGCGGCGCTAGACGGGGCCGACGTCGTGATGCACCTCGCCGCGATTTCCGGCGTCGACGACTGCGAAGCAAAGCAGGATCTGGCCTACGAGGTCAACGTTCAGGGAACCGACAACGTTGCTTGGTTCTGTCGCAAGACAGGCGCAGCGCTAATTTTCCCATTCTCGATGGCGGTCATCGGCGACCCACAGGAGTTCCCTATTACGGTCGATCACCCACGGGACCCGCTGAACTGGTACGGCCAGACGAAACTGCTCAACGAGCGTGCTATCGAGACGTACGCCGCCGGCGCGTTCCCGGCCCACCAGTTCATGATATCGAACCTATACGGGAGCCACGAGATAGACGGCCAGACCGTCTCGAAGGGGACCGTCATCAACTTCTTCGTGAACCGCGCGCTCGCCGGCGAGACGCTGACGGTCTACGAACCGGGCACACAGTCCCGGAACTTCGTCCACGTCAAGGACGTGGCCCGTGCCTACGTCGACAGCTGCGAACGACTGCTAGAGCAACTGGACCGCGATGAGACCGGCGTCGAGAAATATGAGATCGCGAGTGACGAGGACCCGGGCGTCCGTGCCGTCGCCGAACTCGTCAGCGACATCGCCGCCTCAGTCGCTGACATCGATACCGACGTGGAACTGGTCGAGAACCCGCGGGGCGACGACGAGACGCTCGTCGATTCGTTCCCGGTCGACACTGACCGTACGGCTGACGTGCTGGGCTGGACCCCGGAACACGACGTAGAGTCAGCGATTCGGGCGGCACTGGAATCGGCGACCACGTAG